In Rhizobium sp. N324, a single genomic region encodes these proteins:
- a CDS encoding DUF6894 family protein gives MARYFFDLHNGEGPTRDEHGTELRSRADIPKEVTRILLDVARDELPAGDRAIIAVTVRNESGDPVTVASLVFNNEWLDVLR, from the coding sequence ATGGCTCGCTACTTTTTCGATCTGCATAACGGCGAAGGCCCGACACGTGACGAGCACGGCACCGAGCTCCGGTCGCGCGCGGATATTCCCAAAGAGGTGACCCGCATCCTGCTGGATGTGGCCCGTGACGAACTGCCGGCGGGCGATCGCGCCATCATCGCCGTCACCGTTCGAAACGAAAGCGGCGACCCGGTTACGGTTGCCAGCCTCGTCTTCAACAATGAATGGCTCGACGTCCTGCGATAG
- a CDS encoding DUF427 domain-containing protein: protein MSDRSIKIPGPDHPITIEHNPCRVVVTLGGKVIADSHDALTLREASYPPVQYIPRRDVDMAQLQRTDHASHCPYKGDAAYYSIIAGGERSKNAVWTYEAPNAAVSTIKDHLAFYPDRVDAIEEMASPEAGTF from the coding sequence ATGTCAGACCGATCGATCAAGATCCCCGGGCCCGACCATCCGATCACCATCGAGCACAATCCCTGCCGCGTCGTCGTCACGCTCGGCGGCAAGGTGATTGCCGATAGCCACGATGCGCTGACGCTGCGCGAGGCCTCCTATCCGCCGGTGCAGTATATTCCGCGTCGGGATGTCGACATGGCGCAGCTTCAGCGCACCGACCATGCCAGCCATTGCCCCTATAAGGGGGACGCCGCCTATTACAGCATCATTGCCGGCGGCGAGCGCTCGAAGAATGCGGTCTGGACCTACGAAGCGCCGAATGCCGCCGTCAGCACCATCAAGGACCATCTCGCCTTCTATCCCGACCGCGTCGACGCCATCGAGGAAATGGCCTCGCCGGAGGCCGGCACCTTCTGA
- a CDS encoding DUF6894 family protein, whose amino-acid sequence MPKFYFQLLDRDGVGATETGYEFASIEAAKAEARRVLAEMAAEGLPAEPLNMLSVELFDESRRPLAEIRLILEEIPK is encoded by the coding sequence GTGCCGAAATTCTACTTTCAGCTCCTTGATCGTGATGGCGTCGGGGCGACCGAGACGGGATATGAATTCGCCTCCATCGAGGCCGCAAAAGCCGAGGCGCGGCGCGTGCTTGCGGAGATGGCCGCCGAAGGCCTGCCGGCGGAACCGCTGAACATGCTGTCGGTGGAACTCTTCGACGAAAGCCGGCGGCCGCTTGCGGAAATCCGGCTGATTCTCGAGGAAATCCCCAAGTAG
- a CDS encoding Crp/Fnr family transcriptional regulator — protein sequence MIEALLLNLGRRDVLSAEEENLLRSILVKDRHFLAGEDIVPEGSRPPYSTLLIDGFAARYKVMADGSRQITALHVAGDFVDLHAFPVKKMDHGIVALSDCHVVFADHADLRAITERMPHLTRLLWLDTLVDGAIHREWIVAMGRRSKRAHIAHLVCELFVRLQVVKRTRGESFQFPLTQIEMADVLGVSVVHLNKTLQALRREGVFTWENRTITIVDWERLQEIAEFDPAYLNIVKEPR from the coding sequence GTGATTGAAGCCCTGCTGCTCAACCTCGGAAGGCGCGATGTGCTATCGGCGGAAGAGGAAAATCTCCTCCGCTCGATCCTGGTCAAGGACAGGCACTTCCTTGCCGGAGAGGATATCGTCCCCGAAGGCAGCCGGCCGCCCTACAGCACGCTGCTCATCGATGGTTTTGCGGCACGCTACAAGGTGATGGCCGATGGCAGCCGCCAGATCACCGCGCTGCATGTCGCCGGCGATTTCGTCGACCTGCACGCCTTTCCCGTCAAGAAGATGGATCACGGTATCGTCGCGCTGTCGGACTGTCATGTCGTCTTTGCCGATCATGCCGATCTCAGGGCGATCACCGAGCGCATGCCGCATCTGACCCGGCTGCTTTGGCTCGATACGCTGGTGGACGGCGCCATTCACCGGGAGTGGATCGTCGCCATGGGCCGGCGCTCCAAACGCGCCCACATCGCCCATCTCGTCTGCGAGCTTTTCGTGCGGCTGCAGGTCGTCAAGCGGACGCGGGGCGAAAGCTTCCAGTTTCCCTTGACGCAGATCGAGATGGCCGACGTGCTCGGCGTTTCCGTCGTCCATCTCAACAAGACGCTGCAGGCGCTCAGGCGCGAGGGGGTCTTCACCTGGGAGAACCGGACGATCACCATCGTCGACTGGGAGCGCCTGCAGGAAATCGCCGAATTCGACCCAGCCTATCTGAACATCGTCAAGGAGCCGCGCTGA
- a CDS encoding MFS transporter encodes MDISQGPRSVLRHPGYLNFAASRVFSSLAFQSIGIAMGWMIYDQTHSAFALGLVGLCQFLPMAALTFVVGHVADRFDRRRIGLICQVIEAVTALVLAVATWQQWLTPSGILAAVTVLGAVVAFERPTMAALLPNIVPASMLQKAVATSTSLMQTALIIGPSLGGLLYGLNPVAPFAVSALFFAAASFNVISIRLQWAPGKREPVTLASVFAGVSFIRSRPVMLGTISLDLFAVLLGGATALLPMFARDILHAGPWGLGFLRAAPAIGALAMSIVLARRPLESNVGRKMLAAVAVFGLATIVFALSTNIVLSVAALFVVGASDTVSVVVRSSLVQLLTPDEMRGRVSAVNSLFIGTSNQLGEFESGMMAAALGPVATGIVGGLGTVIVVLLWMRLFPDLTKVKTLQG; translated from the coding sequence ATGGACATATCCCAAGGCCCGCGGAGCGTTCTTCGCCACCCCGGCTATCTGAACTTCGCTGCCTCCCGCGTCTTTTCCTCGCTTGCCTTCCAGTCGATCGGCATCGCCATGGGCTGGATGATCTACGACCAGACGCACAGCGCCTTTGCGCTCGGCCTCGTCGGCCTCTGCCAGTTCCTGCCGATGGCGGCGCTGACCTTCGTCGTCGGCCATGTCGCCGACCGCTTCGACCGGCGGCGCATCGGCCTCATCTGCCAGGTGATCGAGGCGGTGACGGCGCTGGTGTTGGCGGTTGCCACCTGGCAGCAATGGCTGACGCCTTCAGGCATCCTTGCCGCCGTCACCGTGCTTGGCGCCGTCGTCGCCTTCGAGCGGCCGACCATGGCGGCGCTGCTGCCGAATATCGTGCCGGCCTCGATGCTGCAGAAGGCGGTCGCCACCTCCACCTCGCTGATGCAGACAGCGCTGATCATCGGCCCCTCGCTTGGCGGCCTGCTCTACGGGCTGAACCCGGTGGCGCCTTTCGCCGTGTCGGCGCTGTTTTTTGCCGCCGCCAGCTTCAACGTCATCTCGATCCGCCTGCAATGGGCGCCCGGCAAGCGCGAGCCGGTGACACTCGCCTCGGTCTTTGCCGGCGTTTCCTTCATCCGCAGCCGGCCGGTGATGCTCGGCACCATCTCGCTCGATCTCTTCGCGGTGCTGCTCGGCGGCGCCACCGCGCTACTGCCGATGTTTGCCCGCGATATCCTGCATGCCGGTCCGTGGGGACTGGGCTTCCTGCGCGCCGCGCCGGCGATCGGCGCGCTCGCCATGTCGATCGTGCTTGCCCGCCGGCCGCTCGAGAGCAATGTCGGGCGCAAGATGCTCGCCGCCGTCGCCGTGTTCGGCCTCGCCACCATCGTTTTTGCGCTCTCCACCAATATCGTGCTTTCCGTCGCCGCCCTGTTCGTCGTCGGTGCGTCGGATACGGTCAGCGTCGTCGTGCGCAGCTCGCTGGTGCAGCTGCTGACGCCGGATGAAATGCGGGGCCGTGTCAGCGCCGTCAACTCGCTGTTCATCGGCACCTCGAACCAGCTCGGCGAATTCGAATCCGGCATGATGGCGGCAGCGCTGGGCCCCGTCGCCACCGGCATTGTCGGCGGACTCGGCACTGTAATCGTCGTGTTGCTGTGGATGCGGCTCTTTCCCGATCTCACCAAGGTCAAGACGCTGCAGGGCTGA